TGAAAATCTGGCTACCTCCCCGAAGTCACGTTCGGTCCGAACGTCTGCTGCAGGTAATTCAGCACGTTCCATCGGTCCTCTTCGTTCAGGCGATCCTTCCAGGCCGGCATGGCGGAGCCAGGGAACCCGTTGGAGATCCAGTCGAAGAGCTGGCCATCGGTGTGCCCGGCCGCGAGGTGAACCCGGAAGTCCGCCGGACGCGGGACGAGCGCGAGCCCGGCCGGCCCGTCGCCCCTGCCGCTTATTCCATGGCACATGGCGCAGTCAGCGCGGTAAATCTCCTCCCCCCGGGCGATGGACTGCTGGGTTGGCGGAATGGGATTGCGAACCGCGCTCACGGACAGCGTCGACGCTCCCTGAAGGGCCAGCACGGCCCCGGTAACGAGCCCAAACGCGGCGAGCGGCGCCGCCCAGCGAAGGCTCCGCCGCCGTCGAGCCAGCACCCCGGCTGCCAATGCGATCAGCCCCGTCGCCAGAAGCTGGGCGCCGAGGACGACGTTCGCCTCGCCCGGCTTCGGCGCCGCCGGCGCGCTGTTGGGAGCAGGCGCGGGCCCGACGTCCGTTCGCATCGTGGCGCGCACGTCGTCTCGTCCAGCCCGCCGCACCAACACGGTGATGTCCCACGGACCAGCCATGGCGAGCGCTCCGCCCTGGGTCACGTAGTGACCGTCTCCGTGCGGGATGGCCACCAGCTCGCTCTCGCCCATGTCCATCGTCTGCATGTCGAACCGCAGCTCCACCCGCTGAACGTCTTCGACCGGCCTGCCGGTGCGATCGGCCAGGAAGACGTCGAATCGATTGAGCGTCGCGAGTCCGGGCTGGACCCGAAGCGTCACGCGGAGGTCTTCCGCGTCTTTCTCCAGCGTGGCCCCCTGCGCGGCGAGGGCCTGGCGCGCAGGCTGGAGATTGGTCATCACCGCGACCGCTACCAGGGCGCCCAGGGCGAATACGACCTCGCCAGCCACGGACTGTCGGAGCCTCCGGGCGAGGTCGTGGCGGAGGGGGTCACGCTCGGATGCCCAACGAAGCCGCGGCGACAGCACAAGCCGGTTGATGGCGGCGATCCCGAGAAGGGGAGCAACGCAGGCCAGCTTCGCCAAGAGCGCACGGCCGTATGGGGTCGCGAGGAGCGCCGACGTGCTTCCAACGTTCAGCCATGTCGCATAGATCCCGGAAAAGAGCACGATGCCCACGCAGACGGCCGCCATCGTGGAAAACCGTGGCACCAAGTGCGCG
This portion of the Chloroflexota bacterium genome encodes:
- a CDS encoding CopD family protein; protein product: AEGSTATADQVAVRVLNYVGLALLLGAFPFLLWVLPHALRSGVARMDIAEVVTRRVGNVALVGAGLAIIGALGSLVAETATASSVPFFEAIGDQAVAVALGTRFGLLWWFRLALLATITLLVVLERTGPPSRTALRVGALFGLALLLDYALGTHAAAVPDATPASVALDWAHVVAVSCWIGGLAYLTLTIWTLVRSTDGNEAARVIAHLVPRFSTMAAVCVGIVLFSGIYATWLNVGSTSALLATPYGRALLAKLACVAPLLGIAAINRLVLSPRLRWASERDPLRHDLARRLRQSVAGEVVFALGALVAVAVMTNLQPARQALAAQGATLEKDAEDLRVTLRVQPGLATLNRFDVFLADRTGRPVEDVQRVELRFDMQTMDMGESELVAIPHGDGHYVTQGGALAMAGPWDITVLVRRAGRDDVRATMRTDVGPAPAPNSAPAAPKPGEANVVLGAQLLATGLIALAAGVLARRRRSLRWAAPLAAFGLVTGAVLALQGASTLSVSAVRNPIPPTQQSIARGEEIYRADCAMCHGISGRGDGPAGLALVPRPADFRVHLAAGHTDGQLFDWISNGFPGSAMPAWKDRLNEEDRWNVLNYLQQTFGPNVTSGR